From the genome of Staphylococcus haemolyticus, one region includes:
- the miaB gene encoding tRNA (N6-isopentenyl adenosine(37)-C2)-methylthiotransferase MiaB, translated as MNEEQRKAGTINILDERDRKVEKDYSKYFENIYQPPSLKEARKRGKQDINYNRDFHIEDKFEGMGKGRTFLIKTYGCQMNAHDTEVMAGILQALGYTATEDINEADVILINTCAIRENAENKVFSEIGNLKHLKKNRPEALIGVCGCMSQEESVVNKILKSYQNVDMIFGTHNIHKLPEILEEAYLSKAMVVEVWSKEGDIIENLPKVREGSTKAWVNIMYGCDKFCTYCIVPFTRGKERSRRPEDIIEEVRGLARDGYKEITLLGQNVNSYGKDIKDLEYGLGDLLEDISKIDIPRVRFTTSHPWDFTDRMIEVIAKGGNIVPHIHLPVQSGNNAVLKIMGRKYTRESYLDLVNRIKKSIPNVALTTDIIVGYPNETEEQFEETLSLYDEVQFEHAYTYLYSQRDGTPAAKMKDNVPEDVKKARLQRLNKKVGHYSEKAMNQYEGKTVTVLCEGSSKKDDTVLAGYTEKNKLVNFKGPREAIGKLVNVEIDETKQYSLNGTFKEFNDAPLVTN; from the coding sequence GTGAACGAAGAACAAAGAAAAGCTGGTACGATAAATATCCTTGATGAACGCGATAGAAAAGTAGAAAAAGATTATAGTAAATATTTCGAAAATATTTATCAACCACCTAGTTTAAAAGAAGCACGCAAACGTGGGAAACAAGATATAAATTATAATCGTGACTTTCATATAGAAGACAAGTTTGAAGGGATGGGCAAAGGTCGCACATTCTTAATAAAAACATATGGCTGCCAAATGAATGCACATGATACTGAGGTAATGGCTGGAATATTACAGGCCTTAGGATATACTGCAACAGAAGATATTAATGAAGCGGACGTTATTTTGATAAATACATGTGCGATTCGTGAGAATGCTGAAAATAAAGTGTTTAGTGAAATCGGTAACTTAAAACATTTAAAAAAGAATAGACCAGAAGCATTAATTGGCGTATGTGGATGTATGTCACAAGAAGAGTCAGTAGTAAATAAAATACTTAAATCATACCAAAATGTGGATATGATTTTTGGAACTCATAATATTCACAAATTACCTGAAATTTTAGAAGAAGCATACCTTTCTAAAGCAATGGTTGTCGAAGTTTGGTCTAAAGAAGGCGACATCATTGAAAATCTTCCTAAAGTACGTGAAGGCAGTACAAAAGCATGGGTTAACATTATGTATGGCTGTGATAAATTCTGTACATATTGCATTGTACCCTTTACTAGGGGTAAAGAACGTAGTCGTAGACCAGAAGATATTATTGAAGAAGTTCGCGGTTTAGCGAGAGATGGTTATAAAGAAATAACTTTACTTGGTCAAAATGTAAATTCATATGGTAAAGATATTAAAGATTTAGAATATGGATTAGGAGATTTATTAGAAGACATTTCCAAAATTGATATTCCAAGAGTACGTTTTACAACTAGTCACCCATGGGACTTTACAGATAGAATGATTGAAGTAATAGCTAAAGGTGGCAATATTGTACCTCATATCCATCTACCCGTACAATCAGGAAATAATGCTGTATTGAAAATTATGGGACGTAAATATACTAGAGAAAGTTATTTAGATCTAGTTAATAGAATAAAAAAATCAATACCTAATGTAGCTTTAACTACTGATATTATTGTTGGATATCCAAACGAAACTGAAGAACAATTTGAAGAGACATTATCACTATATGACGAAGTTCAATTTGAGCATGCTTATACGTATTTATACTCTCAAAGGGATGGTACACCTGCCGCAAAAATGAAAGATAATGTACCTGAAGACGTTAAAAAAGCACGATTACAACGTTTAAATAAAAAAGTAGGACATTATTCAGAAAAAGCCATGAATCAATATGAAGGCAAAACTGTAACTGTTTTATGTGAAGGTTCAAGTAAAAAAGATGATACGGTTTTAGCAGGTTATACCGAAAAGAATAAGTTAGTTAACTTTAAAGGTCCACGTGAGGCAATCGGTAAGTTAGTAAATGTTGAAATTGATGAAACAAAACAATATTCATTAAATGGTACATTCAAAGAATTTAACGATGCACCATTGGTGACAAATTAA
- a CDS encoding thiamine-binding protein: MQDTLMSIQIVPKTPNNEDVIPYVDEAIKIIDDSGLHFRVGPLETTVQGDMSECLILIQKLHERMVELECPSIISQVKFYHVPAGITIETLTGKYDNE; the protein is encoded by the coding sequence ATGCAAGACACATTAATGAGTATTCAAATCGTTCCGAAAACGCCAAACAATGAAGACGTTATACCTTATGTAGATGAGGCAATAAAAATTATTGATGATTCTGGTCTTCATTTTAGAGTGGGTCCTCTTGAAACGACAGTTCAAGGCGATATGAGTGAATGTTTAATCCTAATTCAGAAATTACATGAACGAATGGTTGAATTAGAATGTCCAAGTATTATTAGTCAAGTTAAGTTTTATCATGTACCAGCTGGTATCACAATTGAAACGTTAACAGGAAAATATGATAACGAGTAA
- a CDS encoding poly-gamma-glutamate hydrolase family protein, translating into MDKYHSMKELQNETIENEDWEIITEDRDSNVTILAIHGGGIEPATTELARVIANDGQFNYFAFNGMRTKGNNELHVTSINYDNDIAMDLVKTSESAITIHGCLGEDEIAYIGGKDNLLKERIVEELSQIGIEVKEAPSHMSGTQDNNIVNCTKNGVGVQIELTSSLRKSLFKNNKFNRKSRMDESNWDDKMYDFGQAINSAIN; encoded by the coding sequence ATGGATAAATATCATTCTATGAAAGAATTACAAAATGAGACAATTGAGAATGAGGATTGGGAGATAATTACTGAAGATAGAGATAGTAACGTAACGATTTTGGCAATACATGGTGGTGGAATTGAACCTGCTACTACTGAACTTGCGCGTGTTATTGCTAATGATGGACAATTTAATTATTTTGCATTTAATGGTATGCGAACAAAAGGAAACAATGAGTTGCACGTAACATCTATTAATTATGATAATGACATTGCTATGGATTTAGTAAAAACAAGTGAAAGTGCAATCACAATTCATGGATGTCTTGGTGAAGATGAAATTGCTTATATCGGTGGTAAAGATAATCTTTTAAAAGAGCGTATTGTTGAAGAATTAAGTCAAATTGGTATAGAAGTAAAAGAAGCACCTAGTCATATGTCTGGTACTCAAGATAATAATATCGTGAATTGTACAAAAAATGGTGTAGGTGTGCAAATAGAGTTAACGTCTAGTTTAAGAAAGTCTTTATTTAAAAATAATAAGTTTAATCGTAAAAGTAGAATGGATGAATCAAATTGGGATGATAAAATGTATGATTTTGGCCAAGCAATTAATTCGGCAATTAATTAA
- a CDS encoding 2-oxoacid:ferredoxin oxidoreductase subunit beta gives MATFKDFRNNVKPNWCPGCGDFSVQAAIQKAAANVGLEPEEVAIITGIGCSGRLSGYINSYGVHGIHGRALPLAQGVKMANKDLTVIASGGDGDGYAIGMGHTIHALRRNMNMTYIVMDNQIYGLTKGQTSPSSAVGFVTKSTPKGNIEKNVAPLELALSSGATFVAQGFSSDIKALTKLIEDAINHDGFSFVNVFSPCVTYNKVNTYDWFKEHLTSLEDIEGYDTSDKQLAMKTVLDYESLVKGIVYQDTETPSYESQIEELNESALSKRDIHITEEDFNNLTAQFV, from the coding sequence TTGGCTACATTTAAAGATTTTCGAAATAATGTGAAGCCAAATTGGTGCCCCGGTTGTGGTGATTTCTCAGTTCAAGCAGCTATTCAAAAGGCGGCAGCTAATGTAGGGTTAGAGCCAGAGGAAGTAGCAATCATTACTGGTATTGGCTGTTCAGGCCGATTATCTGGTTATATTAATTCATACGGCGTACATGGTATACATGGACGCGCATTACCACTAGCACAAGGGGTTAAAATGGCGAACAAGGATTTAACTGTCATTGCCTCTGGTGGTGATGGTGATGGATACGCTATTGGTATGGGTCATACCATACACGCATTAAGACGAAATATGAATATGACTTATATTGTTATGGATAATCAAATTTATGGCTTAACTAAAGGTCAAACGTCGCCTTCATCTGCGGTTGGTTTTGTTACTAAATCTACCCCTAAAGGTAATATCGAGAAGAATGTTGCACCACTCGAATTAGCTTTATCATCAGGCGCTACTTTTGTAGCACAAGGCTTTTCTAGTGATATTAAAGCATTAACTAAACTAATTGAGGATGCGATTAACCATGATGGTTTTTCTTTTGTAAATGTCTTTTCACCATGTGTAACATACAACAAAGTAAACACATATGATTGGTTTAAAGAACATTTAACTAGTTTAGAAGATATCGAAGGCTATGATACTTCAGATAAACAATTAGCAATGAAGACTGTTCTAGATTATGAATCACTAGTTAAAGGTATTGTATATCAAGATACTGAAACACCATCATATGAGTCTCAAATTGAAGAATTAAATGAAAGTGCATTATCTAAACGCGATATTCATATAACAGAAGAAGATTTTAATAACTTAACTGCTCAATTTGTATAG